From one Perca fluviatilis chromosome 10, GENO_Pfluv_1.0, whole genome shotgun sequence genomic stretch:
- the LOC120567061 gene encoding Down syndrome cell adhesion molecule-like protein 1 homolog isoform X2: MFLLGRRHLLLFCLLLGCVTAESIIATVGEDVTLICNYNAKYYGKLSTCWGRGAIPSSGCANEVIKSDGTSVISRLSERYLFRGNVGEGDVSLTIRQVEEGDSGTYGCRVEIPGWFNDHKHQLTLTVVAVRPNALKVETREVKERTVTVCWTPVFDGGKPITAYRIDLKNKQASWDTAVTTEVSNPELTQLTLVDLRPAKTYNLRMFAINSVGMSEASNVLTVTTKEAAPEGPPLDMQLEALTPHSIKVTWKPPRLDQRNGVLRSYSISYREYDPAGRQFKRWQHVSATATREVESVILSNLKPSARYGVIIQAKTNAGIGPSSTAPLCSTLDEVHTTSTASTITSASTAAIIWIHDNTSLTSVHTTSTIETFTAATVWGESTTSVTSGTSILNSVPPDPPVVELKEVKDNTISLLWTPGFEGDSPITGYYLECKAVNASWDYRKTVVDFSSNQTEATIIEINPSTYNIRMFAKNSLGTSRASNVLTITTGEAGHPRGDLPATISTDTHAAANIEESHSGHLAAIVVPVVLLVLVVAIVTTWQLRRIKLKKGSLNMWLTNGAPRYRGSESLQEL; this comes from the exons atgtttcttTTAGGCAGAAgacacctcctcctcttttgTCTACTCCTAG GTTGTGTGACTGCAGAAAGCATCATAGCCACAGTGGGAGAGGATGTGACTTTGATATGCAACTATAATGCTAAGTACTACGGCAAGCTTTCTACGTGCTGGGGTCGAGGAGCCATCCCCAGCAGTGGCTGTGCCAATGAGGTGATCAAGTCAGACGGTACATCAGTGATCAGCAGACTGTCAGAGCGTTACCTATTCCGGGGTAATGTTGGTGAGGGTGACGTGTCGCTGACCATCAGGCAGGTTGAGGAGGGCGACTCTGGGACGTATGGCTGCCGTGTGGAAATACCAGGCTGGTTCAATGATCACAAACACCAGCTGACTCTGACGGTAGTTGCAG tgCGCCCTAATGCCCTGAAGGTGGAGACAAGAGAGGTGAAGGAAAGAACTGTCACTGTTTGCTGGACTCCTGTGTTTGATGGTGGCAAGCCCATTACAGCCTACAGGATTGatctaaaaaacaaacagg CATCCTGGGATACTGCAGTGACAACTGAAGTCTCAAATCCTGAACTGACTCAGCTGACTTTGGTGGATTTGCGTCCAGCCAAAACCTACAACCTTCGCATGTTTGCTATCAACAGTGTGGGCATGAGCGAGGCCAGCAATGTTCTGACAGTCACAACGAAAGAAGCAG CACCAGAGGGTCCTCCCCTGGATATGCAGCTGGAGGCCCTCACTCCTCACAGTATCAAAGTCACTTGGAAG CCTCCGAGGCTCGATCAAAGAAACGGGGTTCTTCGGAGTTACAGCATTAGCTACAGAGAGTACGACCCCGCAGGCAGACAGTTCAAAAGGTGGCAGCACGTAAGTGCGACAGCCACACGAGAAGTAGAGAGCGTCATCCTGAGCAACCTGAAACCTTCTGCCAGATACGGCGTGATTATACAGGCCAAAACAAACGCAGGAATAGGACCGTCCTCGACTGCACCTCTCTGCTCCACTCTGGATGAGG TTCACACAACTTCAACAGCATCCACTATTACGTCTGCTTCCACTGCTGCCATAATATGGATACACGACAATACAAGTTTGACTTCAG TTCACACAACCTCAACAATTGAGACGTTTACTGCTGCCACAGTTTGGGGAGAAAGCACCACAAGTGTCACATCAGGAACTTCAATACTGAATTCAG TGCCCCCGGATCCCCCAGTGGTTGAGTTAAAAGAGGTCAAAGACAATACAATTTCCCTTTTATGGACTCCTGGGTTTGAAGGTGACAGCCCCATCACTGGCTATTACCTGGAGTGTAAAGCCGTTAACG CCTCGTGGGATTACAGAAAGACGGTTGTTGACTTTAGCTCCAATCAGACAGAGGCCACGATTATAGAGATAAATCCCTCCACATACAACATCCGCATGTTTGCTAAGAACAGTCTGGGCACCAGTAGAGCTAGCAATGTCCTCACCATCACCACTGGAGAAGCAG GTCATCCGAGGGGTGACCTCCCTGCCACCATATCTACTGACACTCATGCTGCT GCGAACATTGAGGAGAGTCATAGTGGTCACCTAGCCGCCATCGTGGTGCCAGTGGTGCTGTTGGTGTTGGTTGTTGCCATAGTAACCACATGGCAACTTCGAC gaataaaactgaaaaaaggcaGCCTGAACAT GTGGCTGACCAATGGAGCGCCACGCTACAGAGGCTCTGAGTCACTACAAGAGCTGTAA
- the LOC120567061 gene encoding Down syndrome cell adhesion molecule-like protein 1 homolog isoform X1 translates to MFLLGRRHLLLFCLLLGCVTAESIIATVGEDVTLICNYNAKYYGKLSTCWGRGAIPSSGCANEVIKSDGTSVISRLSERYLFRGNVGEGDVSLTIRQVEEGDSGTYGCRVEIPGWFNDHKHQLTLTVVAVRPNALKVETREVKERTVTVCWTPVFDGGKPITAYRIDLKNKQASWDTAVTTEVSNPELTQLTLVDLRPAKTYNLRMFAINSVGMSEASNVLTVTTKEAAPEGPPLDMQLEALTPHSIKVTWKPPRLDQRNGVLRSYSISYREYDPAGRQFKRWQHVSATATREVESVILSNLKPSARYGVIIQAKTNAGIGPSSTAPLCSTLDEVHTTSTASTITSASTAAIIWIHDNTSLTSVHTTSTIETFTAATVWGESTTSVTSGTSILNSGYLPPDPPVVELKEVKDNTISLLWTPGFEGDSPITGYYLECKAVNASWDYRKTVVDFSSNQTEATIIEINPSTYNIRMFAKNSLGTSRASNVLTITTGEAGHPRGDLPATISTDTHAAANIEESHSGHLAAIVVPVVLLVLVVAIVTTWQLRRIKLKKGSLNMWLTNGAPRYRGSESLQEL, encoded by the exons atgtttcttTTAGGCAGAAgacacctcctcctcttttgTCTACTCCTAG GTTGTGTGACTGCAGAAAGCATCATAGCCACAGTGGGAGAGGATGTGACTTTGATATGCAACTATAATGCTAAGTACTACGGCAAGCTTTCTACGTGCTGGGGTCGAGGAGCCATCCCCAGCAGTGGCTGTGCCAATGAGGTGATCAAGTCAGACGGTACATCAGTGATCAGCAGACTGTCAGAGCGTTACCTATTCCGGGGTAATGTTGGTGAGGGTGACGTGTCGCTGACCATCAGGCAGGTTGAGGAGGGCGACTCTGGGACGTATGGCTGCCGTGTGGAAATACCAGGCTGGTTCAATGATCACAAACACCAGCTGACTCTGACGGTAGTTGCAG tgCGCCCTAATGCCCTGAAGGTGGAGACAAGAGAGGTGAAGGAAAGAACTGTCACTGTTTGCTGGACTCCTGTGTTTGATGGTGGCAAGCCCATTACAGCCTACAGGATTGatctaaaaaacaaacagg CATCCTGGGATACTGCAGTGACAACTGAAGTCTCAAATCCTGAACTGACTCAGCTGACTTTGGTGGATTTGCGTCCAGCCAAAACCTACAACCTTCGCATGTTTGCTATCAACAGTGTGGGCATGAGCGAGGCCAGCAATGTTCTGACAGTCACAACGAAAGAAGCAG CACCAGAGGGTCCTCCCCTGGATATGCAGCTGGAGGCCCTCACTCCTCACAGTATCAAAGTCACTTGGAAG CCTCCGAGGCTCGATCAAAGAAACGGGGTTCTTCGGAGTTACAGCATTAGCTACAGAGAGTACGACCCCGCAGGCAGACAGTTCAAAAGGTGGCAGCACGTAAGTGCGACAGCCACACGAGAAGTAGAGAGCGTCATCCTGAGCAACCTGAAACCTTCTGCCAGATACGGCGTGATTATACAGGCCAAAACAAACGCAGGAATAGGACCGTCCTCGACTGCACCTCTCTGCTCCACTCTGGATGAGG TTCACACAACTTCAACAGCATCCACTATTACGTCTGCTTCCACTGCTGCCATAATATGGATACACGACAATACAAGTTTGACTTCAG TTCACACAACCTCAACAATTGAGACGTTTACTGCTGCCACAGTTTGGGGAGAAAGCACCACAAGTGTCACATCAGGAACTTCAATACTGAATTCAGGTTACT TGCCCCCGGATCCCCCAGTGGTTGAGTTAAAAGAGGTCAAAGACAATACAATTTCCCTTTTATGGACTCCTGGGTTTGAAGGTGACAGCCCCATCACTGGCTATTACCTGGAGTGTAAAGCCGTTAACG CCTCGTGGGATTACAGAAAGACGGTTGTTGACTTTAGCTCCAATCAGACAGAGGCCACGATTATAGAGATAAATCCCTCCACATACAACATCCGCATGTTTGCTAAGAACAGTCTGGGCACCAGTAGAGCTAGCAATGTCCTCACCATCACCACTGGAGAAGCAG GTCATCCGAGGGGTGACCTCCCTGCCACCATATCTACTGACACTCATGCTGCT GCGAACATTGAGGAGAGTCATAGTGGTCACCTAGCCGCCATCGTGGTGCCAGTGGTGCTGTTGGTGTTGGTTGTTGCCATAGTAACCACATGGCAACTTCGAC gaataaaactgaaaaaaggcaGCCTGAACAT GTGGCTGACCAATGGAGCGCCACGCTACAGAGGCTCTGAGTCACTACAAGAGCTGTAA